A stretch of Sulfurimonas autotrophica DSM 16294 DNA encodes these proteins:
- a CDS encoding sensor domain-containing diguanylate cyclase codes for MDNKKLIIAIFITLLLNMIFFLEFNRMQMKDIFRNANDIASNLENKLHNSIKAVEYLHLAALHIFNNKEKIKLHKALNIKYINENGSYALDSYEPVTAILNKEINLLGFGKTTLSEKKTLQEMEAALRLAPFLKLIYIQNKNFAWVYYYSKNHFTVLYPYISSKDFNFTPALEKKPFYHYATPKVNPQKKLFFTPLYMDAIGKGLMVTVGKPLYYHNKFMGTLDVDITLNNFDNALSRLDYFDNQIAIYNEKNQIVASHNMIRDFNRSKIYKINNFVAPSILNIQETLDSVQYTDSKYIFVKTLPDSQFRFIYIASAYTIWLKSLIYTFPVFMLMLLSFYLICLYQKSKNTNEKLKLQTVKDYMTGAYNRRYFFEVARALFSRAKRKNTKLAVIMIDIDNFKAINDTYGHDIGDLAIIEVRKVLERNLRKYDLFARFGGEEFCALLDDISKEDVEKLFEKIRKDFENNRITSGDMTIGYTVSFGIAYGMMSSLEKFIKVADEALYTSKQNGKNQVTIYEV; via the coding sequence ATGGACAATAAAAAACTCATAATTGCGATATTTATTACTCTTTTGTTAAATATGATATTTTTTTTAGAATTTAATAGAATGCAGATGAAAGATATTTTCAGGAATGCAAATGATATAGCCTCGAATCTTGAGAATAAATTGCATAACAGTATAAAGGCCGTAGAGTATCTTCATTTAGCGGCACTGCATATTTTTAACAATAAAGAAAAAATAAAACTACACAAAGCATTAAATATTAAATACATTAATGAGAATGGAAGTTATGCATTAGACAGCTATGAACCGGTAACTGCCATTTTAAATAAAGAAATAAATTTATTGGGATTTGGAAAAACAACACTGTCAGAAAAAAAGACATTACAAGAAATGGAAGCAGCATTGCGACTTGCTCCATTTTTAAAACTGATTTATATTCAAAATAAAAATTTTGCCTGGGTTTATTACTATTCAAAAAATCATTTTACGGTACTTTATCCCTATATATCATCTAAAGATTTTAACTTTACGCCTGCATTGGAAAAGAAGCCTTTTTACCACTATGCAACCCCTAAAGTTAACCCTCAAAAGAAATTGTTTTTTACACCTTTATATATGGATGCGATAGGGAAAGGACTTATGGTGACAGTTGGCAAGCCTTTGTATTACCATAATAAGTTTATGGGGACTCTTGATGTAGATATAACACTCAACAATTTTGATAATGCATTGTCACGTCTAGATTATTTTGATAATCAAATTGCTATTTATAATGAAAAAAACCAAATTGTGGCCAGTCACAATATGATTAGAGATTTTAATCGAAGCAAAATATATAAAATAAATAATTTTGTTGCTCCATCAATATTAAACATACAAGAGACTTTGGATTCTGTACAGTATACAGATTCCAAGTATATTTTTGTAAAAACGCTGCCTGATTCACAGTTTAGATTTATTTATATCGCCAGTGCATATACCATATGGTTGAAATCTCTCATATATACTTTCCCTGTTTTTATGCTTATGTTGCTGAGTTTTTATTTAATCTGTTTATATCAAAAATCAAAAAATACAAATGAGAAATTAAAACTGCAAACGGTAAAAGATTATATGACCGGTGCATATAACAGAAGATACTTTTTTGAAGTTGCCAGGGCACTTTTCTCTCGGGCTAAGCGTAAAAACACTAAGTTGGCAGTGATTATGATAGATATTGATAATTTTAAGGCTATTAATGACACTTATGGCCATGACATTGGAGATTTGGCTATTATTGAAGTTAGAAAAGTATTAGAGAGAAATCTTCGCAAATATGACTTGTTTGCACGCTTTGGCGGTGAAGAATTTTGTGCTTTACTTGATGATATTTCTAAAGAGGATGTAGAAAAACTTTTTGAAAAGATAAGAAAAGATTTTGAAAATAATAGAATTACAAGTGGTGATATGACTATAGGCTATACAGTCTCTTTCGGTATAGCTTATGGCATGATGAGTTCTTTAGAAAAATTTATAAAAGTGGCGGATGAAGCACTGTATACATCGAAACAAAATGGGAAAAATCAAGTAACAATTTATGAAGTATAA
- a CDS encoding ABC transporter ATP-binding protein — MNKQAIKVKNLVKNFGKGDSLVRVLEGASFSVDKGELVALVAPSGAGKTTLLMMIGCVEEPTSGAIWLGSEKVYDNKWLTKETRKIRREKIGFIFQEHYLIPFLNIMENITLVPQANGVSKEESEKIAFELLKYFEIEDKAYTMLSELSGGQNQRAAIARALANKPQIVLADEPTAALDSKRSVDVVKMLKKIAIEQNVAVIMVTHDEAMLPLCDRILKIEDKKVVSSKNLQGNIIF, encoded by the coding sequence ATGAATAAGCAAGCAATAAAAGTAAAAAATTTAGTAAAAAATTTTGGAAAAGGTGATTCTCTTGTGAGAGTTTTAGAAGGAGCATCTTTTAGTGTGGATAAAGGTGAACTTGTAGCTTTGGTTGCTCCCAGCGGAGCCGGAAAAACAACACTTTTAATGATGATAGGCTGCGTGGAGGAACCGACAAGCGGTGCAATATGGCTCGGGAGTGAAAAAGTATATGATAATAAATGGCTGACTAAAGAAACCAGAAAAATCAGACGGGAAAAAATAGGTTTTATATTTCAAGAGCATTATCTCATTCCTTTTTTAAATATTATGGAAAATATTACATTGGTACCTCAAGCAAACGGTGTTTCAAAAGAAGAGAGTGAAAAAATTGCTTTTGAGCTTTTAAAATATTTTGAAATAGAAGATAAAGCTTATACAATGCTATCAGAACTTTCAGGCGGGCAAAATCAAAGAGCCGCTATTGCAAGAGCTTTGGCAAATAAACCACAAATAGTATTAGCTGATGAACCGACTGCGGCACTCGATTCGAAGCGTTCTGTGGATGTTGTAAAGATGCTCAAAAAAATAGCTATAGAGCAAAATGTGGCAGTAATTATGGTAACACATGATGAAGCTATGTTGCCGCTTTGCGACAGAATTTTAAAAATAGAAGATAAAAAAGTTGTTTCTTCTAAAAATCTACAAGGGAACATAATATTTTGA
- a CDS encoding ABC transporter permease has translation MINLAQKEIVHTFGKFIVTAMGVGMLLGIVLIMMGVYRGMMIDAQVLLNDLDVDFWIVQENTLGPFAESSRVHEDLKDTIRIIEGIDKSEGITFQNLQLPSKEGAIRVFAVGFDPFGDINPINPERIIQGRGINKSHYEMVVGDKTGFKLHDIIHLGRDDYTVVGITHGTVSSGGDPLVYISLKDAQELQFLYSNERIRNDRARGINILNSHIVNAVIATKKSGYNTDKIAQNIRKFKHNSVYTKDEEKTILTQNLIKMASKQIGMFTVILVIVSTIIIALIIYTMTLEKMKEIAIMKLIGIPNSMIIKMIVQETIIMGVLAFISGNIFAHLIYAKFPKRVVLEIPDAGLLFIVVIFASILASLVGVKKVIAADPSEAIGG, from the coding sequence ATGATAAATTTAGCACAAAAAGAGATAGTTCATACTTTTGGAAAATTTATAGTAACTGCTATGGGCGTGGGTATGCTTCTTGGCATTGTCCTTATAATGATGGGTGTTTATCGCGGTATGATGATAGATGCACAGGTACTGCTCAATGATTTGGATGTTGATTTTTGGATTGTTCAGGAAAATACTTTAGGGCCCTTTGCCGAATCATCGAGAGTGCATGAAGATTTAAAAGATACTATCAGGATTATTGAAGGTATAGACAAATCTGAAGGGATTACTTTTCAAAATCTGCAGCTTCCTTCCAAAGAGGGAGCCATTCGTGTTTTTGCAGTCGGATTTGATCCGTTTGGAGACATAAATCCTATAAATCCAGAGAGAATTATACAAGGCAGAGGAATTAATAAAAGTCATTATGAAATGGTTGTAGGCGATAAAACAGGCTTTAAACTCCATGACATTATTCATCTTGGACGAGATGATTACACGGTTGTGGGTATAACACACGGAACAGTCTCCTCAGGCGGAGACCCTTTGGTATATATAAGCTTAAAAGATGCACAGGAACTGCAGTTTTTGTACTCAAATGAAAGAATTAGAAATGACAGAGCCAGAGGCATAAACATTCTAAATTCTCATATAGTCAATGCAGTTATTGCAACAAAAAAGAGTGGTTATAATACAGATAAAATAGCCCAAAATATAAGAAAATTTAAACATAACAGTGTATATACAAAAGATGAAGAAAAAACTATACTTACTCAAAACCTGATAAAAATGGCTTCAAAACAAATTGGAATGTTTACGGTTATACTTGTTATTGTTTCAACCATTATTATTGCGCTTATTATCTACACTATGACGCTTGAAAAGATGAAAGAGATAGCGATTATGAAACTTATCGGTATACCAAATAGTATGATTATTAAAATGATAGTGCAAGAGACAATTATAATGGGTGTTTTAGCTTTTATATCAGGGAATATTTTTGCACATCTTATTTATGCAAAATTTCCAAAAAGAGTTGTATTGGAAATTCCGGACGCCGGTTTGCTTTTTATTGTTGTTATTTTTGCATCTATTTTAGCTTCATTGGTGGGTGTCAAAAAAGTAATTGCCGCAGACCCGTCAGAAGCGATAGGCGGTTGA
- a CDS encoding efflux RND transporter periplasmic adaptor subunit — protein MSKIVKYTIFIVVIAALGFVFYNKVYIPKHTFETMQLSKGDLNKEVFGIGEVGAKNIYTINAQTGGKILQITTDEGKWVKKGDLLAVIDAVDLPQLIEEAKMSVYKADSELQATQKELDSLFAQKVLAKLTYDRYKKLKEKAFVSQSEYDKAKADLDTIRANIKAIQAHIDSSKTEVVRLQKSLEALSVKLSRYKIYAPVDGYVISKDAEVAQSVAGTQPILKVVDPKTVWIKAYIDEKISGDVKVGQRAVITLRSQSNKKLSGHVSRIVAQSDAVTQEREVDVSFDKSPIPFYMNEQAEVLIMTERFKNVLKIPADLIVYQGEKAGVWVEQNRHAHFLHVKIIALTDKQAAVENLDENTKLLMPDKNKKSLSEGMRIY, from the coding sequence ATGAGTAAAATAGTTAAATATACAATTTTTATAGTTGTAATAGCTGCACTGGGATTTGTTTTTTATAATAAAGTTTATATACCCAAACATACATTTGAAACTATGCAACTGAGTAAGGGTGATTTAAACAAAGAGGTCTTCGGCATAGGTGAAGTAGGGGCAAAAAATATTTATACTATAAACGCACAAACAGGCGGAAAAATACTACAGATAACAACAGATGAGGGAAAATGGGTAAAAAAAGGAGATTTACTTGCTGTTATAGATGCTGTTGATTTGCCTCAGCTCATAGAAGAAGCAAAAATGTCGGTATACAAAGCAGATTCTGAATTGCAGGCGACACAAAAAGAGCTGGATTCTCTGTTTGCACAAAAGGTCTTAGCCAAGCTGACGTATGATAGATATAAAAAGTTAAAAGAAAAAGCTTTTGTTTCACAATCAGAGTACGACAAGGCAAAAGCAGATTTAGACACTATACGAGCAAATATAAAAGCAATACAAGCGCATATAGACTCATCAAAAACAGAGGTTGTTCGTTTGCAAAAATCTTTAGAAGCTTTGAGCGTCAAGCTTTCACGTTATAAAATTTATGCTCCGGTTGACGGGTATGTCATTTCTAAAGATGCTGAGGTGGCGCAGAGTGTTGCAGGGACACAGCCTATACTTAAAGTAGTTGACCCTAAAACGGTATGGATTAAAGCCTATATAGATGAAAAAATAAGCGGTGATGTAAAAGTAGGGCAGCGTGCAGTAATTACGCTGCGTTCTCAAAGCAACAAGAAATTAAGCGGACATGTAAGCCGTATTGTAGCGCAAAGTGACGCTGTGACACAAGAAAGAGAAGTTGATGTCAGTTTTGATAAGTCGCCGATTCCTTTTTATATGAATGAACAGGCGGAAGTTTTAATCATGACTGAGCGGTTTAAAAATGTTTTGAAAATACCTGCTGACTTGATTGTATATCAAGGTGAAAAAGCCGGTGTCTGGGTAGAACAAAATAGACATGCACACTTCTTACATGTAAAGATTATCGCCCTCACAGATAAACAGGCAGCTGTTGAAAATTTGGATGAAAACACTAAACTTTTAATGCCGGATAAAAATAAAAAATCTTTGAGCGAGGGCATGAGAATTTACTAA
- a CDS encoding TolC family protein, translating to MKKIVGIFAFSLLLHASTSTTNTLTLDQALQLLKTKNLEIKAAKFDELSAKEDIDAISGKNWGKLTFTQDIARSNDAGNVFGFKLASREAVFRDFGFAQFGSINIDTPPDDLNYPGYKSFFQSKLKYEVPLFTGFMLSSYTDIMKKMQEMKSLDKSKIKTQKEYELKKSFYDMALLDSSIKNLNRILDNINILENTTKTMIDVGYAKKVDLLEVKAKKGNVERLLVQMNSNKKLLYHYISFLLNQKVDHIQTPAAEVAMPGMSDEEILDHNVDLKKAATGLKITKDMLSASQAAYYPTLGAFGEMSTADDTFLGDADKHKAYTIGARLSWNLFDGGIDAAKIEKSKIQKLKMRSQVELAKKGILLKIAKIRTEIEGVDVEIASLKKELDLANAIYENYEGRYKEKLVSMSDVIIKQSAQIEKILQLQIAQNKRTEKILALEKLANGEN from the coding sequence ATGAAAAAAATAGTGGGTATTTTTGCGTTTTCCTTGCTGTTACATGCATCTACGTCAACAACCAATACACTGACGTTAGATCAAGCATTACAGCTTTTAAAAACAAAAAACTTGGAAATTAAGGCAGCAAAATTTGATGAGCTGTCTGCAAAAGAGGATATTGACGCGATATCGGGTAAAAACTGGGGAAAATTAACTTTTACTCAAGACATTGCACGTTCAAATGACGCGGGAAATGTATTTGGTTTTAAACTTGCTTCAAGAGAAGCCGTTTTTAGAGACTTCGGATTTGCACAATTTGGGTCAATAAATATTGACACACCGCCGGATGATTTAAATTATCCTGGCTATAAAAGCTTTTTCCAAAGCAAACTAAAATATGAAGTGCCTCTTTTTACAGGTTTTATGCTCAGCTCTTATACTGACATTATGAAAAAAATGCAAGAGATGAAATCTTTAGATAAAAGTAAAATAAAAACGCAAAAAGAATATGAACTCAAAAAAAGTTTTTATGATATGGCTCTGCTTGATTCTTCCATAAAAAATCTCAACAGGATTTTAGACAATATAAATATATTGGAAAACACTACAAAAACAATGATAGACGTCGGCTATGCAAAAAAAGTCGATTTACTCGAAGTTAAAGCTAAAAAAGGAAACGTTGAAAGACTTTTGGTGCAGATGAACTCCAATAAAAAACTGTTGTATCACTATATCAGTTTTTTACTCAACCAAAAAGTAGACCATATTCAGACACCTGCTGCAGAAGTTGCTATGCCCGGTATGAGTGATGAAGAGATTTTAGATCATAATGTTGACTTAAAAAAAGCTGCAACAGGACTTAAAATCACAAAAGATATGCTTAGTGCGAGTCAGGCTGCCTATTATCCTACTCTTGGGGCTTTTGGCGAAATGAGCACCGCAGATGATACCTTTTTGGGTGATGCAGACAAACACAAAGCATACACAATAGGTGCAAGACTGAGCTGGAATCTTTTTGACGGCGGCATAGATGCGGCAAAAATCGAAAAATCAAAAATACAAAAACTGAAAATGCGTTCGCAGGTTGAACTTGCAAAAAAAGGGATTCTTTTAAAAATTGCAAAAATAAGAACAGAAATAGAAGGTGTTGATGTTGAAATTGCATCACTCAAAAAAGAACTGGACTTGGCAAATGCTATTTATGAAAACTATGAAGGCAGATACAAAGAAAAACTTGTTTCTATGAGTGATGTCATCATAAAACAGTCTGCACAAATAGAAAAAATACTGCAACTACAAATAGCGCAAAACAAAAGAACAGAAAAAATACTTGCATTAGAAAAATTAGCAAACGGAGAAAACTAA
- a CDS encoding APC family permease encodes MLKLYNKIMKNLGFKELLAIAVGGMVGGGIFTILGISVAMVGALAPFAIALGGFVAWAAAYSYVKMGVYYKDEGATYAFFKRTYPSSHLAASFIGWYTIFGYISTLALYAYTFSSYIISGFDFAHNDVIRKIVAIGVIVLFALINLWSVKGMGRIEDLMVYVKLIILALISILLIYYAKIDFHTFASMVQSDFHSTPLMSILIVSSITFVAYEGFQLVINAVNEMENPDKNIPRAIYSAIILVASIYFIIALGAVLAIPAADLIHNKESALASGVGEIMGNIGQNFVIFGAVLATSSAINGTLFGASRQMARISDDGYLPPIISHRQNNIPTTAIIAMTGTASLLIAVGGLRLILEFGSITFLLVSFLMSIANFKIRNATKSSYIITISSIVTLFIGTLLILYYEYKTNAEQLLFIGVLYIALSVGAFGYANLHRRFRIFK; translated from the coding sequence ATGTTAAAACTGTATAATAAAATTATGAAAAATCTTGGTTTTAAAGAGCTGCTGGCAATTGCTGTTGGGGGAATGGTCGGCGGTGGTATATTTACAATTTTAGGTATATCCGTCGCTATGGTGGGAGCACTTGCTCCCTTTGCCATTGCTCTAGGTGGATTTGTAGCTTGGGCAGCAGCATACTCTTATGTAAAAATGGGAGTATACTACAAAGATGAAGGAGCAACATATGCTTTTTTTAAAAGAACATATCCCTCCTCACATTTAGCGGCCTCTTTTATTGGCTGGTATACAATATTCGGTTACATCAGTACCTTGGCTCTTTATGCATATACCTTTTCCTCCTATATTATCAGTGGATTTGATTTTGCCCATAATGATGTCATACGAAAAATAGTCGCGATTGGTGTCATAGTCTTGTTTGCTCTCATCAATTTATGGAGCGTTAAAGGGATGGGACGTATAGAAGATTTGATGGTTTATGTAAAATTAATTATTTTAGCACTCATTTCCATTTTATTGATATATTATGCAAAAATTGATTTTCATACTTTTGCATCAATGGTACAGAGTGACTTTCACTCAACCCCTCTCATGAGTATTTTAATCGTCTCTTCAATTACATTTGTAGCATATGAAGGATTTCAGCTTGTTATTAATGCAGTCAATGAGATGGAAAATCCTGATAAAAACATTCCAAGAGCAATTTACAGTGCTATCATTTTAGTAGCCAGTATATACTTCATCATTGCTCTGGGTGCTGTTTTGGCAATTCCGGCAGCTGACCTTATACATAACAAAGAGTCGGCACTGGCCTCCGGAGTTGGCGAGATAATGGGGAATATCGGACAAAATTTTGTCATATTTGGTGCTGTATTAGCAACAAGCAGCGCAATAAACGGAACACTTTTTGGTGCTTCGAGACAAATGGCAAGAATTTCTGATGATGGATATTTACCTCCAATCATATCACACAGACAAAACAATATTCCGACAACTGCCATTATTGCTATGACCGGCACAGCAAGTTTACTTATTGCTGTTGGTGGTCTTAGACTTATACTCGAGTTTGGAAGTATCACTTTTTTACTGGTATCATTCCTGATGTCCATAGCAAACTTCAAGATTAGAAATGCTACAAAGAGTTCTTATATCATCACGATAAGTTCAATTGTTACCCTTTTTATAGGAACATTGCTGATTCTTTATTATGAGTATAAAACAAATGCAGAACAACTACTTTTTATTGGAGTGCTCTATATAGCCTTGAGTGTTGGAGCATTTGGATATGCCAACTTGCATAGAAGATTTCGAATTTTTAAATAA
- a CDS encoding thioredoxin domain-containing protein: protein MKLLFLFYMIFTTLLYANNIKNALQYETSPYLKQHENNPVRWYVWNEKTLLKVKKEHKPIFLSIGYSTCHWCHVMAKESFENKKIAKLLNDNFISIKVDREEMPHIDALYQNIYYHVNKRTGGWPLSVFMTPQREVFYITGYIPPQKEFYSEGFSNLIIRLSKLYKNKKALKEKIDEIQKDVTSAVKISNPGDENVSLSTLKKSLKKSFDDIYIGFGTGKKFPEASKLSLMMDLAAITQDKKLQKQSFEMLDIMALRGLYDHIGGGFFRYSVDVNWEIPHFEKMLYNQAELIPLYLRGYTLRHKKLYKSVVQETILMTQKRFLKNNLYWSASNADSQGKEGEFFTFTTQEVKQALKNNPYAAEIEDAMGLGIEGNFEDKVHVNFYNDDRPRGFEAFKNNLEKIRQKKEYPFIDKKINTAWNAMMIEALYKASVIDKRYAKTADKNLQALKNLMFRQGELYHQTLLGIKPKQKGLLEDYSFFISALIAGYEVDYDIQKLDFAEYLLNLAKSKFYKNGVWYLSNDGLHVKAGFNDKYYTSPLSKILQNILKLAALKASFVYEKFARKTIENIKPELAVKQANAPALAKAYLMQELGVVTLKSSKKNLINNQQRILQIKYPYLLSKAVAYENYLVCTIRQCFIEDISIQKVINFIDTDMRKQYN, encoded by the coding sequence ATGAAACTTTTATTTTTATTTTATATGATTTTTACAACACTGCTGTATGCAAATAACATTAAAAATGCTTTGCAGTACGAGACATCGCCATATTTAAAACAGCATGAGAATAATCCTGTGCGTTGGTATGTATGGAATGAAAAAACACTTTTAAAGGTAAAAAAAGAGCATAAGCCGATTTTCTTGTCTATCGGCTACTCAACCTGTCACTGGTGTCATGTGATGGCGAAAGAGTCTTTTGAAAATAAAAAAATTGCAAAGCTTTTAAATGACAACTTTATATCAATCAAAGTAGACCGTGAAGAGATGCCTCATATTGATGCACTGTATCAAAACATCTATTACCATGTAAACAAACGAACGGGCGGTTGGCCTTTAAGTGTTTTTATGACACCGCAAAGAGAAGTTTTTTATATAACAGGGTATATTCCTCCACAAAAAGAGTTTTATTCTGAAGGTTTTTCAAACTTGATAATAAGACTGTCAAAATTGTATAAAAATAAAAAAGCACTTAAAGAAAAAATAGACGAAATCCAAAAAGATGTTACCTCTGCAGTAAAAATTTCAAACCCTGGAGATGAAAATGTTTCACTTAGTACACTCAAAAAATCTCTCAAAAAATCATTTGATGATATTTATATCGGATTTGGAACAGGAAAAAAGTTTCCCGAAGCTTCAAAACTCTCTTTGATGATGGATTTGGCGGCTATAACGCAAGATAAAAAACTGCAAAAACAGTCTTTTGAAATGCTTGATATTATGGCACTTCGCGGTTTATATGACCATATAGGCGGAGGTTTTTTCAGGTACAGTGTGGATGTAAACTGGGAAATTCCACATTTTGAAAAAATGCTTTACAATCAGGCTGAACTTATTCCTTTATATCTAAGAGGTTACACACTGCGTCATAAAAAACTCTATAAAAGTGTGGTGCAAGAGACTATACTCATGACTCAAAAAAGATTTTTAAAAAATAATTTGTACTGGAGCGCGAGTAATGCAGACAGCCAAGGAAAAGAGGGTGAGTTTTTTACATTTACGACGCAAGAAGTAAAACAAGCTTTAAAAAATAATCCATATGCCGCAGAGATAGAAGATGCCATGGGATTAGGCATAGAGGGTAATTTTGAAGACAAAGTACATGTAAACTTCTATAATGATGACAGACCACGCGGCTTTGAGGCTTTTAAAAATAATTTAGAAAAAATCAGACAAAAAAAAGAGTATCCATTTATAGATAAAAAGATAAACACGGCATGGAATGCTATGATGATAGAAGCACTCTACAAAGCTTCTGTGATTGATAAAAGATATGCAAAAACAGCAGATAAAAACTTACAAGCTTTGAAAAATTTGATGTTTAGACAAGGGGAACTCTATCATCAAACTCTACTGGGTATAAAACCCAAACAAAAAGGATTGTTGGAAGATTACAGTTTTTTCATATCTGCTTTGATTGCAGGATATGAGGTTGATTATGATATACAAAAGCTTGATTTTGCGGAGTATTTGCTCAACCTTGCAAAGAGTAAATTTTATAAAAATGGTGTTTGGTACCTTTCAAATGATGGGTTACATGTAAAGGCGGGATTTAATGATAAATATTATACTTCTCCACTCTCAAAAATACTGCAGAATATACTGAAATTAGCAGCACTCAAGGCTTCTTTTGTGTATGAAAAATTTGCCAGAAAAACTATAGAGAATATCAAACCAGAACTTGCAGTAAAGCAGGCAAACGCACCGGCATTGGCAAAAGCCTACTTAATGCAGGAGTTGGGTGTAGTAACGCTTAAAAGTTCTAAAAAGAATTTGATAAATAATCAACAAAGAATTTTACAAATCAAATATCCATATCTTTTAAGTAAAGCTGTTGCGTATGAAAATTATCTTGTATGCACTATAAGACAATGTTTTATAGAAGATATATCAATTCAAAAAGTAATAAATTTTATAGATACAGATATGAGAAAACAATATAATTAA
- a CDS encoding TolC family protein, which yields MKKILCLNLLLSFALNAQTLTLQQSIEKTLQSHPDVKIFTLKTQQSHMGYKSARADYLPQVNLSAEYNPTQTYALPVNGKFHTINDTGWNIGASLKQKIWDFSKTSFQIDASKRDEDISKLSLKDLKVLLASKVKSLYELMVVQSEAIKVREADLHVKEVYYAQAKALFKQGLKTQADTSRFLSAVYSAKDNLAIAKASYEKAKNSLSLYMGEKISDDVDLQRDVIKKDFNFDKNTAKEVLSTNNELKIYNETIQKNVLLHKSAKASHYGSLDLLASYNRVGSLSLYDSQLVGVVLNIPLYSGGRISSEEQNAELGTQIAKQQKSSKELALKEEISNLVLDIRRYDETIAAKKAQLDAAKSTQRVLEGRYKEGLSTYIEVLDASSLVLDAQLGLLEAYYEKTLSIDRIEYLKGKI from the coding sequence ATGAAAAAAATATTATGTCTTAATTTACTACTTTCATTCGCTTTGAATGCGCAAACACTGACACTGCAGCAGAGTATAGAAAAAACACTGCAGAGTCACCCTGATGTTAAAATTTTTACGCTTAAAACACAGCAATCTCATATGGGCTACAAATCTGCACGTGCAGATTACCTGCCTCAGGTGAACTTATCTGCTGAGTATAATCCTACACAGACCTATGCACTTCCCGTAAACGGAAAATTTCATACCATTAATGATACAGGCTGGAATATAGGAGCGAGTCTCAAACAAAAAATCTGGGATTTTTCCAAAACAAGTTTTCAAATAGACGCAAGTAAAAGAGATGAAGATATATCAAAACTTTCATTAAAAGATTTAAAAGTACTGCTCGCGTCAAAAGTAAAATCTTTGTATGAGCTTATGGTTGTCCAAAGTGAGGCAATTAAGGTAAGAGAAGCAGACTTACATGTAAAAGAGGTATATTATGCCCAGGCAAAAGCACTTTTTAAACAGGGACTTAAAACCCAAGCGGATACAAGCCGTTTTTTATCAGCTGTTTATTCGGCAAAAGATAATTTAGCCATTGCCAAGGCTTCCTATGAAAAAGCTAAAAATTCTTTGTCTTTATATATGGGAGAAAAAATTTCCGATGATGTAGATTTGCAAAGAGATGTTATAAAAAAAGATTTTAACTTTGATAAAAATACCGCAAAAGAGGTTCTAAGTACAAATAATGAGTTAAAAATTTATAATGAAACCATACAAAAAAATGTACTGCTGCACAAATCTGCCAAAGCTTCACATTACGGCTCGCTTGATTTACTTGCTTCTTATAATCGTGTAGGCTCTTTAAGCCTGTATGATTCGCAGCTTGTCGGTGTTGTACTGAATATTCCTTTATACAGTGGAGGACGAATATCTTCAGAAGAACAAAATGCAGAACTCGGGACGCAAATAGCAAAGCAACAAAAATCTTCTAAAGAGTTGGCACTTAAAGAAGAAATTAGTAATCTTGTTTTGGACATACGCAGGTATGATGAGACAATAGCCGCAAAAAAAGCACAACTAGATGCGGCAAAAAGTACACAAAGAGTGCTTGAGGGCAGATACAAAGAGGGACTTTCTACTTATATAGAAGTTTTGGATGCAAGTAGTTTGGTACTGGATGCACAACTAGGTTTGCTTGAAGCATATTATGAAAAAACATTGAGTATAGATAGAATTGAGTATTTAAAAGGAAAAATATAA